The Macadamia integrifolia cultivar HAES 741 unplaced genomic scaffold, SCU_Mint_v3 scaffold3648, whole genome shotgun sequence region GCCTTCATATTCTATTCAATTGAGTCTCTATAGCATCAGTATTGGAAGTTTTTCTATATACCCAATATTCCTTACTGTTTGAATAATAAGTATAGTCTAGACTTCCATGTGTAATCGCATTAGGGGTGCACCTTATGTGATAAGttctttatcttggaggtataaACTTAGTCTTTGCACATTTTGGGGCATTTAAAAACCATAAGGATAGTATCGTTTGATACAACCCAACTCTACTGCCATCCATCTTTGACACTGTGCATTCCTACATCATCCAGtacaaaaaaatcaagaatatacTGCCATTACATTATATTCCTACAAATACTTTTGTTTGCAAAAGTTTAGGCCACTTAAAAGAAACTATTTGATTAGTTATTGCCACTAAGAATATTTTGATCATTTAAAaaacaatgatttttcttttaggagagagagagagagatattgatTAGATTTCAAGACACTCCTTCCATCACGGTTGCCAAGATTCCTAGAATGACAAATTAAATGCCGTGTCAGCAGTCATAGAATTATTATGCAACTTCAGTAGAAAGAGGCTATATAGGAGAGCCCGATTAAGCCGAATCGATTATTAAGTGATGGTTAATAATTAGTTTGACTTCAGTTTACGTTCATCACAATAAATTcattgcacccaaaaaaaaaaaatacaataaactCATTGTTATAATTATTGGTATTGGGATCTTATTAATGTAGAATGACTCTTATTAGGGGTAAATTTgttcaaaatgatttttttttttattgaaatcgaGGACAAACCATCTAATATAACCTGATATGGCTAAGACGTATTGGTATTGATGTCAATCGAGATCGATATGGATTTTATACAGACATTTATAACTATGgataaactaaaattaaattaatttttactCTTAATTTAATTCAAAGAAGAGTATTCTCTGAATAAATGACGAATAGAAATACATCAATGAGGTGCAACAAAATAGTATCGTTTATTAGAAGGTAGCAAGGTCATTCCATATAAGGTAAAAAGAAGCATATCACCATGTGAAGCAATGGACTGCAAATGTATTACATTTCACCCCATAGGCTCATTTGTGTGGAGATCACTAATGAAACAAACACAATGTCTCGATGGGCTCCTTGTATCATGCATAAAGTAAATTGCGTCTCATTCAATGCTGGTTACATGATGATAGAAAACACCATTGAAGCATATGGGAGCTCTCATTGACTTAAGGCAAGAACTATGAGTATTTTTGGGTCATGTTGGGATTGAATaaaaatcattcaactttcattgaaagtagtGCAAAACATTAAACATCGTTATGTTAGTGGCACCAAGGAAATAAGAAGAGTCCAACTAAGAACCACACGTTTCTTAAGATGAAGATTCGTTGCTAACTTGACTACCCCTTAGTGTTAACAAAATGCCACTACTAACAGGCTACATaactcatatgattatgacaaaaTAAACTTTCTTTTATAACCTTAACTCGTTCTTTCAATGGAACTCAAGTTACTTTCTTCCTGatgataattttatttttgctattaaaaaaataaaaaatagacagAGATGTGCTAGCTTACCCTAGCCAGCCGGAGAACCTGTTCCTTTAATTTTAATGCCTATGGTGGTTGGCTGTTGGCCACGTCCATTTCATCCTTGTCACATTAGAAGGTCTAGAACTCAGCCTCTCTATCAtgactcagagagagagagagagagagagagagacttacaagGAACTCGTCCGAGACCCTAATCCCACTACATCCCTCTATATGCTTTTGTTATATATATCATTCTATAAGTCCTAATCCTATATTGgaaagcttttatatttggattctttctctttctcgctCGCTTGCTCTGTGGATTTTGAATAACTCAGATTGTTTGATGGACTGTTGTGTACCCTACAGAAGAATCCCCATTAACGGAGCTTTACCCTCTGCGGTAAAGTCTGAATGGGATTTCAAGGTTTTATCGAGGTTCTCTTCTTCGGACATTTCTCGCAATCTCAGCGTTTCTTCTCAGGTTTTTCTTGCTACCCTTTTGATCTAGTCTCTGTTTTGAAAATGGAATCCATTATTTAGTCTCGTATTAATGAGATCTTTTGTTTTTATGTTCTAATAGAGAAGGGTTAAATTGGGTTTTGGAGGACGGATTGGGGATTGGAATGATAGGAGATCGATTCGAAAAGTGTCGATCTCGGCTGCAAGTGCGGAATCAAGTCACTGTGGATATAAAACTGTAGTTTGGCCCCTTGAGCCAAGGTCGTCTGCTGGGAAATTCCTCAGCATTGTATTGCAGAACCAGCGCTTCCTTTTCGATCTTGCTGTGACCGAGCAGTTGAATGAGTCAGCTTTCGACAGGGATGGAGCCATCTCCCGCAAGCAACACAGTGAGGGTTCTCCAGAATCCTGTCTTCACAGGTAACTcccatccctttttttttcttctgcacTTCAATCATTCAATAGTTTTATGTTCGTTTCGATGGTTTCTCTTTTAGTTTACCAGTTTGCTCTGCTTTTCACCTAAAACCCAACAACCCAACTGTTCTCATGTGGGTTTCCTTTTAGCGATATCTGATGGGCTAAATGGAAAAGCAAAACCCTATATCAATTTCCTTTGTCCTCTGATTTTCAAACCCATCTTCAACTGGACAATCTAGAAAGATTCGTTCGTATGGGCCAGACAGTtgatcaacttttttttttttttcctggtcgAATTTTTCAGTTTGTTTATCAAGTTAGATTATTTTGTACAGGCATGCTAGTTATTTAACTTGTAATTTATTCTGGATTGTACTAATTGATTAAGGCTTTATTTGGTAtggtttatttttctatttacttgacgtatttctatttttttcatgtGTTTAAATAACAAGTCATAAACGGATGAGGAACTGTTTTTGATTTGTGGTCaacaattgtttatttatttttagggaaaataGTTTCTGTTGGGGAGCATAGCGCCTACACCCAGACCACAAGAGGGGTGAAAAGACTGACCCACCCCAAGAAATGCGAAATGACCTCCctgttgatgcagattaattaccaaaataggcttgttttattaggaataagcctaaggttgggttccatacatgttaggcctttgatcctatgtgttttgagtgtaatagaccacttttatgggtataaaagggggctctaagattgagtacgggattactagttagtttccattttcattagtttcctttttagttgggcttgatttgagttatatttgtttccttaggagtcaagttattaattgagtcaagtcattagtagttggTTTCccttttcaactagtttctaatttcagttagtttctaatttcagtttttagtaactattgtattaggagaatatttggttccctttttgaggaaccttctattttgtaattccctcccaccattaacattataaataaagaagaggaggctcctaaaatcctagaatgattttgaaaaaaaaattaatggttgttgctattgtcttcttcatgaagagttgtcttgtgtttgatcaaggctgaaggaattggtgtttgatccaattgactctttgtggtgtgaagcccaagaggctcctttcaagtgttttattcttattcttattgTTACTATTCTTCTTCAGCCATCTCAGGTAAGTGATCTGATCTCTCTGTAATTCTGGTTTTAGGAAACCCTGATTTTTCCTATTCTGGTTGATTCTTATTTCTGCCCAGAATAATGATCTGAGTTGTTCTGAATATTATTGTTTGATTGCTGGTTTATTCTTCACTGAATTGGTCTCATTAGCTGGGAATTTAATCCCTTAAATCCTAGTTATTATTCAGTTGCAGAAAattatttcttcttaaaattttgGTCTTTGGAAGTTTTGTCCTCTTCTGTTTCTGTGGATAAAATTCTGATTTATGGTCTGTTAGAACCCTATTCCTATATCTGAGTTAGGCTTTCATCTGGTTTATAGCCTGAACTCATAAATTCCACTTTCTGGGTTCGAAATTCTGATTTACAAAAATCtgtttcttccttaattctgaTCTGTTATATTGCTGCCTTACTTTGGCTattcttggttgttcttagtttaaaagttcctgcagtcttgggtctggtttggttgtccaaatctattcctacattaagtggtatcaatTCTGAATATTATTTTGGGCAGAAATAAGAATCAACCAGAATAGGAAAAATCAGGGTTTCCTAAAACCAGAATTACAGAGAGATCAGATCACTTACCTGAGATGGCTGAAGAAGAAtagtaacaataagaagaagaataaaatacttgaaaggaacctcttgggcttcacaccgcaaaaaGTCAATtgaatcaaacaccaattccttcagccttgatcaaacacaggacaactcttcatgaagaagacaatagcaacaaccattaatttttttttcaaaatcattctaggcttttaggagcctcctcttctttatttataatgttaatggtgggaaggaattacaaaatagaaggttcctcaacaaggaaaccaaatattctcctaatacaatagttcctaaaaactgaaattagaaactagttgaaaaaggaaaccaactactaatgacttgactcaattaataacttgactcctaaggaaacaaatataactcaaatcaagcccaactaaaaaggaaactaactagtaatcccgtactcaatcttagagccccccttttagacccataaaagtggtctattacactcaaaacacatgggatcaaaggcctaacatgtatggaacccaaccttaggcttattcctaataaaacaagcctattttggtaattaatctgcatcacctgTTAGATGCTTCCCTGCTCACTCCCATTGTCCCCTGAGTGTGCACCAAATAAAATTGaacattttttataattttatcctCATTTGATCACCAAATATGCACTTGTTCATTATCGTAAACCATCCCCCCATCCCAAACCTCAACCCCTCCACTGCTCTCGTCAACTACCTGACACCAAACCAAGGGTTTCATTTGTATCTTGAAACATAGTTTCAGATGTTTGGGCAAGGAGCTATAACTCGATTCGAGTCTCCAACGGAGGTCATCCGACACATTACTATCATCAAACAGGTGCACAGTTGTAgaccgatccaaacccatctgggtatccaaaTAGAGATGAACCAGACCCATATTTGAGTcttgggtctagtaggatttttaggaagatttatttatttggaagtAATTTATTTAGGTTTTTATGTCATGTCTTTTATTTCCAAAGTGGTCGGATACGTATGACATAATTAGAGTCGGTTTAGACTTGTTTCTTTAGGATTCTtgttagtcttttatttttcctatttatatgcttgtaaccAATGTATTGGACAGAATAGAAGATGAACTGAGTTTTGTTTGAGTGTGAGCCTACGGGCTTGGCAGCCCCTTGGCTGTGTGCTTATGCAAGCTTcctttcccccctcccctcccctcccattTCTTGTGTGATTCCTCTCCCTCCCCTATGACTCTTGAGTTCATCTCAAggattcttttcctttccctaccggccctccaccAAGCTTCCCTAATCTCACATTCCATGACCAATTTCCGGCCTTTCGtattctccaaatgaagaattTCACCCAATGCCTTGGCAAGCATAGGCAATCcttcacttttttgaaaatctcgCTCTCCAAGTGCTCCATGAACAGagcattgttttttatttgttccttaaaaccttgatttccacaACTACCGAGCATGTTATTGTTTTGCACAAGAGCCAACAAGCATCCATTTTCAGAGGCTGCAAGAAATAGGAAAATGAAGTGCTCGATTGCACTGCAACCTTTTTGTTTCAAGTTGTGACCAAAACCCGGCTTCCCCAGAGCCAAGTTTGCTGGAGGGGAAGCCTTCAATTGTTTTATCATCTCAATGTCCAGAAACCTCACATCTTCTAAAATAAGTAGAGATCTGTTTTCCCCCACAAATTTTTGAAGAAGTCTTACAAGTTGTAAGGGATCATCTCCCCATTG contains the following coding sequences:
- the LOC122068257 gene encoding uncharacterized protein LOC122068257 yields the protein MDCCVPYRRIPINGALPSAVKSEWDFKVLSRFSSSDISRNLSVSSQRRVKLGFGGRIGDWNDRRSIRKVSISAASAESSHCGYKTVVWPLEPRSSAGKFLSIVLQNQRFLFDLAVTEQLNESAFDRDGAISRKQHSEGSPESCLHR